In Apus apus isolate bApuApu2 chromosome 5, bApuApu2.pri.cur, whole genome shotgun sequence, the following are encoded in one genomic region:
- the RPL27A gene encoding 60S ribosomal protein L27a isoform X1 → MLLRGRVPDKPSRLRKTRKLRGHVSHGHGRVGKHRKHPGGRGNAGGLHHHRINFDKYHPGYFGKVGMKHYHLKRNQKFCPTVNLDKLWTLVSEQTRLNYAKKEAGLAPVIDVVRSGYYKVLGKGKLPKQPVIVKAKFFSRRAEEKIKEVGGACVLVA, encoded by the exons ATGTTACTCAGAGGAAGAGTACCAGACAAG CCTTCCAGACTAAGGAAGACCCGGAAGCTGAGGGGACACGTTAGCCACGGCCATGGCCGCGTTG gcaAACACAGGAAACATCCTGGAGGACGTGGTAATGCTGGTGGTTTGCACCATCACAGGATTAACTTTGATAAATA TCACCCCGGTTACTTTGGAAAAGTAGGCATGAAACACTATCACTTGAAGAGAAATCAAAAGTTCTGCCCTACTGTCAATTTGGATAAACTGTGGACACTTGTCAGTGAACAGACAAGGCTCAATTATGCAAAAAAAGAGGCTGGACTGGCCCCAGTCATCGATGTTGTGCGCTCA ggCTACTACAAAGTCCTGGGCAAGGGGAAGTTGCCCAAGCAGCCTGTAATTGTGAAAGCAAAGTTCTTCAGtagaagagcagaggagaagatCAAAGAAGTTGGCGGTGCCTGTGTGCTTGTGGCATGA
- the RPL27A gene encoding 60S ribosomal protein L27a isoform X2 — MPSRLRKTRKLRGHVSHGHGRVGKHRKHPGGRGNAGGLHHHRINFDKYHPGYFGKVGMKHYHLKRNQKFCPTVNLDKLWTLVSEQTRLNYAKKEAGLAPVIDVVRSGYYKVLGKGKLPKQPVIVKAKFFSRRAEEKIKEVGGACVLVA, encoded by the exons ATG CCTTCCAGACTAAGGAAGACCCGGAAGCTGAGGGGACACGTTAGCCACGGCCATGGCCGCGTTG gcaAACACAGGAAACATCCTGGAGGACGTGGTAATGCTGGTGGTTTGCACCATCACAGGATTAACTTTGATAAATA TCACCCCGGTTACTTTGGAAAAGTAGGCATGAAACACTATCACTTGAAGAGAAATCAAAAGTTCTGCCCTACTGTCAATTTGGATAAACTGTGGACACTTGTCAGTGAACAGACAAGGCTCAATTATGCAAAAAAAGAGGCTGGACTGGCCCCAGTCATCGATGTTGTGCGCTCA ggCTACTACAAAGTCCTGGGCAAGGGGAAGTTGCCCAAGCAGCCTGTAATTGTGAAAGCAAAGTTCTTCAGtagaagagcagaggagaagatCAAAGAAGTTGGCGGTGCCTGTGTGCTTGTGGCATGA